A genome region from Gopherus flavomarginatus isolate rGopFla2 chromosome 9, rGopFla2.mat.asm, whole genome shotgun sequence includes the following:
- the CTXND1 gene encoding cortexin domain-containing 1 protein: MSREISLTAHSVYDDGSSKHKPGQGEMQTMEAPTPQTVYVDVDKGLTLACFVVLCLFLIVMIIRCAKVIMDPYSAIPTSTWEEQHLDD; the protein is encoded by the exons ATGTCAAGGGAAATCTCTCTCACCGCTCATTCT GTGTACGATGATGGTAGCAGTAAGCACAAACCCGGACAAGGAGAGATGCAAAcaatggaggccccaacaccacagACTGTGTACGTTGATGTGGACAAAGGACTAACATTAGCATGTTTCGTCGTCCTTTGCCTTTTCTTGATCGTGATGATTATTCGCTGTGCAAAAGTCATCATGGACCCTTACAGCGCCATCCCAACTTCCACATGGGAGGAACAGCACCTGGATGACTGA